The following are from one region of the Oscillospiraceae bacterium genome:
- a CDS encoding CarD family transcriptional regulator has translation MFSVGDKIVHPMHGAGVVDNIISQKVDGIYRQYYVIKMPLGGMLVMIPINNSDEIGVRPVIDSESAEEIIESMSGIEIDMTQNWNRRYRENMLRIKSGDLMEVAKVVKGLMSRERQRGLSTGERKMLHAAKQILISEIVLAQSVSYEDVERRINTAMA, from the coding sequence ATGTTTTCTGTGGGAGACAAGATTGTCCACCCGATGCACGGCGCGGGGGTCGTGGACAATATCATCAGCCAAAAAGTGGATGGTATCTACAGGCAATATTACGTGATCAAGATGCCGCTGGGCGGCATGCTTGTGATGATTCCTATCAACAACAGTGACGAAATTGGTGTGCGTCCCGTGATCGACTCGGAGAGCGCCGAAGAGATCATCGAGTCGATGTCCGGCATCGAGATCGACATGACGCAAAACTGGAACCGCCGCTACCGTGAGAACATGCTTCGCATCAAGAGCGGCGATCTCATGGAAGTGGCCAAAGTGGTCAAGGGCCTCATGTCGCGGGAGCGGCAGCGCGGCCTTTCCACCGGCGAGCGCAAGATGCTGCACGCAGCCAAGCAGATCTTGATTTCGGAGATCGTGCTCGCGCAGAGCGTCAGCTACGAAGACGTGGAGCGGCGTATCAACACCGCCATGGCTTGA
- a CDS encoding 4Fe-4S dicluster domain-containing protein yields the protein MSKVTFDADRCKGCSLCVSACPKKILALSEHTLNARGFHPAVIVDQDACIACAFCAMMCPDTVITVEK from the coding sequence ATGTCAAAGGTGACGTTTGACGCCGACCGCTGCAAGGGGTGTTCTCTGTGCGTGTCGGCCTGTCCCAAAAAGATTCTGGCCCTCTCCGAGCACACGCTCAACGCGCGGGGCTTTCACCCTGCCGTGATCGTGGACCAGGACGCCTGCATTGCCTGCGCGTTCTGCGCGATGATGTGCCCGGACACGGTCATCACAGTAGAAAAGTGA
- the vorB gene encoding 3-methyl-2-oxobutanoate dehydrogenase subunit VorB, with protein MTEKVLMKGNEAIAEAAIQAGCRFFFGYPITPQTEVAAYMARRMPKVDGLYLQAESEIAAINMVIGASAAGRRVMTSSSSPGIALKSEGLSYLAGCDLPAVIINIQRGGPGLGGIQPSQADYFHATRSTGHGDFHLIVLAPGSVQEMVDLTHAAFDLADRHRMTAMILADGILGQMMEPVSLSKPDAADLPPKDWATTGTGGARPHNIVNSLFLQPEELERTNLERYDRYARIETHETRYEAFMLSDAEIVIAAYGACARIAKNAILAARSRGIRAGLLRPITLWPFPKKAFAAAADTARAFVTVEMSMGQMIEDVELAIRCRRPVALCKRVGGMVPTPEEILAKIEEIAGGVR; from the coding sequence ATGACGGAAAAAGTATTGATGAAAGGCAACGAAGCCATTGCGGAAGCGGCGATTCAGGCGGGCTGCCGTTTCTTTTTCGGGTATCCCATCACGCCACAGACGGAAGTCGCGGCCTACATGGCCCGCCGCATGCCGAAAGTGGACGGTCTGTATCTTCAGGCGGAGAGTGAAATCGCCGCCATCAACATGGTCATCGGCGCGTCGGCGGCCGGCCGGCGGGTCATGACGTCCAGCTCGAGCCCCGGCATCGCGCTGAAAAGCGAGGGACTCTCTTACCTGGCCGGCTGCGACCTGCCGGCCGTGATCATCAACATCCAGCGCGGGGGGCCGGGCCTCGGCGGTATCCAGCCCTCCCAGGCGGACTACTTCCATGCCACGCGCAGCACAGGCCACGGCGACTTCCACCTGATCGTATTGGCGCCAGGCTCCGTGCAGGAGATGGTCGACCTCACCCACGCCGCCTTTGATCTGGCCGACCGTCACCGCATGACCGCCATGATCCTGGCCGACGGCATTCTGGGTCAGATGATGGAACCCGTCTCTCTCTCGAAGCCGGACGCCGCAGACCTGCCGCCCAAAGACTGGGCCACCACAGGCACCGGCGGCGCGCGGCCTCACAACATCGTCAACTCTCTGTTCCTTCAGCCGGAGGAACTGGAGCGGACCAACCTTGAGCGTTATGACCGCTACGCGCGCATCGAGACCCATGAGACCCGCTATGAGGCCTTCATGCTGAGCGACGCCGAGATTGTGATCGCCGCCTACGGCGCATGCGCACGCATCGCCAAAAATGCGATTCTGGCCGCCCGGTCGCGCGGGATCCGCGCCGGCCTTTTGCGCCCCATCACGCTCTGGCCGTTCCCCAAAAAGGCCTTCGCCGCTGCAGCCGACACCGCACGCGCCTTTGTGACGGTGGAGATGAGCATGGGTCAAATGATCGAGGATGTGGAACTGGCCATCCGCTGCCGCCGACCCGTCGCCCTCTGCAAGCGCGTGGGCGGCATGGTGCCGACGCCCGAAGAAATCCTGGCCAAAATCGAAGAAATCGCGGGAGGTGTGCGGTGA
- a CDS encoding 2-oxoglutarate oxidoreductase, producing MQTVFEKTPGLTDAILHYCPGCTHGIIHRLVAETLDELDTTGRTVGVAPVGCAVMAYNYFACDMVQAAHGRAPAVATGLKRARPDCVVFTYQGDGDLAAIGTAETIHAAARGENITVIFVNNAIYGMTGGQMAPTTIPGQVTQTSPYGRDVSVAGYPLRICEILASVDGVAYAERVSVDSVKNVRAAKKAIRRAFETQLAGRGFSLVEVLSTCPTNWGLDPVQALSWLRENMIPYYPPGVYKDKERDAAAGEVSGDA from the coding sequence ATGCAAACTGTGTTTGAGAAAACCCCCGGCCTGACGGACGCCATTTTACACTACTGCCCAGGCTGTACGCACGGCATCATCCACCGCCTGGTGGCCGAGACGCTCGATGAGCTGGACACAACCGGCCGCACGGTGGGCGTCGCGCCGGTGGGTTGCGCCGTAATGGCCTACAACTACTTCGCCTGCGACATGGTACAGGCGGCCCACGGCCGTGCGCCGGCCGTGGCGACGGGTCTCAAACGCGCCCGTCCGGACTGCGTCGTCTTCACCTATCAGGGAGACGGCGACCTGGCCGCCATCGGCACCGCCGAAACCATCCACGCCGCCGCACGCGGGGAAAACATCACCGTCATCTTTGTAAACAACGCCATCTACGGCATGACAGGCGGGCAGATGGCGCCCACGACGATCCCCGGGCAGGTCACACAGACCTCCCCATACGGCCGCGACGTGTCGGTAGCCGGTTACCCGCTGCGCATCTGCGAGATCCTCGCCTCCGTCGACGGCGTGGCTTACGCCGAGAGGGTGTCCGTCGACAGCGTGAAAAACGTGCGGGCGGCCAAGAAGGCCATACGCCGCGCCTTCGAGACCCAATTGGCGGGGCGCGGTTTCTCCCTTGTTGAGGTGCTGTCGACCTGCCCCACAAACTGGGGCCTAGACCCCGTGCAGGCGCTCTCTTGGCTGCGCGAGAACATGATCCCCTACTACCCGCCGGGCGTATACAAGGACAAAGAGAGAGACGCGGCGGCCGGGGAGGTGAGCGGCGATGCATGA
- a CDS encoding 2-oxoacid:acceptor oxidoreductase family protein, translated as MHERILIAGFGGQGILFAGKFLVYANMLTGKEVSWLPSYGPEMRGGTANCSVILSDTPIGSPIVDTPDILIAMNLPSLDKFEGATAPGGRIFVDSALITRRVAREDVTSVYIPATQLADTHGLPGLANMVMLGKVIADCGLCRPEDLPVAMGKVVPERKRALFDKNIQALQVGAAFPG; from the coding sequence ATGCATGAGCGGATCCTCATCGCCGGCTTCGGCGGGCAGGGCATTCTGTTTGCCGGCAAGTTCCTGGTCTACGCCAACATGCTGACCGGCAAGGAGGTCTCTTGGCTCCCCTCCTACGGCCCGGAGATGCGCGGCGGCACGGCCAACTGCAGCGTCATTTTGAGTGACACGCCCATCGGATCTCCCATTGTCGACACCCCCGACATCCTGATCGCGATGAACCTGCCCTCGCTGGACAAATTCGAGGGGGCCACGGCGCCCGGCGGCCGGATCTTCGTGGACAGTGCGCTGATCACGCGCCGGGTCGCGCGGGAGGACGTCACCAGCGTCTACATCCCCGCCACGCAGCTGGCGGACACACACGGTCTGCCCGGACTCGCCAACATGGTTATGTTGGGCAAGGTCATCGCCGACTGCGGCCTGTGCCGGCCGGAGGATCTCCCGGTCGCGATGGGCAAGGTGGTGCCCGAGCGCAAACGGGCTCTGTTTGACAAAAACATCCAGGCTTTGCAGGTGGGCGCCGCCTTTCCCGGCTGA